AGTGGTGCTGAGCCTTTCTTCACACTTCCTCTTAACTGCCTTCACTGCCTCCCCCAAATTTTTGGCAACTTTGGGAATAGAATTTAATTCTTCACTTTAATATCTTGCTTGCCGTTTGAACACCAGGAACATTCTATTATTGTTTCTTTCGGGGCTATACAGTTTTCTCATTCACTGATTGCCTTTTTATTGTAATCAGTGACATTTCATTATATAACTCAGCAAGTCTTATGGGGAAAATGATGCAACCATTTTAGCATAAAGGAAGTCACAGTAATATGATATACCAGTTTTTGTTCGGGATCATAGGGTGGGTGAAGGGAAGTGTATCATGTTTCTGTGACTCAGACATAGACAAAAATATTTAAGTCTTAGGTTTTCCCAAACCCTACTGGTGTAGCATCCCAATCTTACTTTATTCCTcaaagtacacctctttgttccttgGCTCAGAATTCTAGGACTGTCTTTGTCTTTGAAGTATTGCAATGGGGTTTAAAATTGTAGACGGAAGCATTTTAATCATTTAAACATATAAAATGTTAAGGACCCTCTGAAATGGTACGATAACATCATTTACAGATGGCGTCTTCAGCATGTCATAAGTTGCCCAGCGTCATGTTTTACATGCATGCAAatgttttctgaatttattaagTTTGGGTTAAATGTCAATATTGGAAAAGGCTAAGATAGATATTTGGTTGGAAGTAAAAATATCTTTAATACATTGGCACTAGACTTTCATTCGAAAAGATTTGTTTTAAACAAAGATTAGTTTTATATTTAAACTTTGTATTTTCTTAAGCTGTGTTTTAAGAGTGAAGCTATAACCATGAAAACTCATTTGTATGCTGGGCATATCCAACTGGCTCAGTGTCTGATACAAAAGGGGTTCAGATCATTGTCATAACGATGTcatttagattttctttttaagcaAAAAGGACCTTCAAAACTGCCTAGTCAACGTCttaattttatagatgaggaaagcaAAATGGAGAAGCCAGTGACTTGGCCAGATGGAAGCCATAGAGACACAGAGATGGGTCAAGATTCCTAGGCGATGCCCATTGCATCTTAAAGATGTTAATTATTTTTTGCATGAAGTAAATAGAGTTCAAAATACTGCCCTGCAATAAAACATTGACATCCACGTGAAGGGCTCGAAAGCCTTGCTGAGGCTGTAtacttatggaagttacattcttATTTCTTATTCCCTGGCACTCCAGGGGCAATCTTATCTAACAGGTGAATGAAACATGTTTGGACTGAACCATAGAAAATACAGCCTATGACAGCTCATTCCAGCATTTACACATCTACATAAGCCTTCTTTCCAGAAAAAAATCGTCAAGTTTCATTTTTGTAAATATGAATTTCCATCAGAGCAGCGGTATTGTTTTTCTCCCCATCTCCTCTGGATTCCATGTCAGTAGATGGTGGGGAGGACTCTCTGCTCCGTGAGCCCGCAGGGGCTGTCCCTGCCAACTCCGATGTTCCAAGGTTCTGACACCTTTTGTCCGGCTCTCTCTAGTCAGACGCCGGTTTATTTTTCTTTGACCATCTCTAGACAGGGACTTAGTCCCCGACCATCTGGCACGAAGCCTGGTTTTCCGTGCCTCCCCCACACCCGCTCCCACACTTTGCCAGTCTAACCCACCCATGCACACAGTCTGGTTCCGTTATTTGCAAGGCGTCTGCAGCCCAGGGCAGCCCACTGGGCACGTCTGTGAAACCCAGATCTGAGTACGCGAGGGGTCTCCAGCATCTCCCCGGCTCCTGGGCGCGCCGCCTACTCGCCAGGCCACGGCGAGACGTACGACCGCATCGGGGGGCCCAGCCGGGGTGGCTTACCTTCTCGTGGGCGGACACGGTGGCCAGACAGCCCCAGGCGCTGGCGTGGGCCAGGGAGCGGGCGGTGCCAGCGCGCAGTCTGGGGTCCGGGGGCGCACCGGCAGCCGGGCCGCTTTCCCGCCGGTAGGAGAACATCCCCGGGGGCGCCGGGGGTGGTCGGGCGCGGGCAGCACCTGTCCGGGGCCGCAAGTGCGCGTCCTCCTTGTGAGCCGAGGCTGGGAAGCTCTGCTGCCAGATGCTGCTCGAGTCCTCCAGCAGCGCGGGCAGCGCTTCCTCGGTGGAGGCGCTGTCCAGCTCTTCATCCACCTCGTTGGTGACAGCCCAGGACACAGAGCTCACAATCACGTACCCGGCGGCTGGGGACAGCAGGGCGCTGCAGCACAGCAGCCAGGAGAGGCGGGTCCCGAGCCGCGCGGACCGCTCGCCCCGGCGCACGGACATCTTGCAGGCAGCGAGCCTGGCCGCGGGGACCGCTAGCAGCGAGCTCGCGGCCGGCCAGGACCACAGCGCCCTCCGGAGGCGGAGAAGAGGAGCTGAAGCCCCTGCTGACCACCGCAGGATTCCTGGGTGGGGTCCCGGGGCTAGCCCCAGGGGTGCCCTCACAGCCCCCTGCTACTTAGAGAAACCGAGGTTCCTGGAAGACCAGATGCCACTCAAATGCTGCGTGTGTGGCAGCCGCAGCTGCAGGGTACAGAGTCCTCATCGCACGCCAGGTCCCGGGATGCGTCCGTCTTCTGCAGGGTGGATAGACA
Above is a genomic segment from Callospermophilus lateralis isolate mCalLat2 chromosome 14, mCalLat2.hap1, whole genome shotgun sequence containing:
- the Creg2 gene encoding protein CREG2 translates to MSVRRGERSARLGTRLSWLLCCSALLSPAAGYVIVSSVSWAVTNEVDEELDSASTEEALPALLEDSSSIWQQSFPASAHKEDAHLRPRTGAARARPPPAPPGMFSYRRESGPAAGAPPDPRLRAGTARSLAHASAWGCLATVSAHEKIPGLPFGNCLPISDGPFNNSTGIPFFYMTAKDPVVADLMKNPMASLMLPESEGEFCRKNIVDPEDSRCVRLTLTGQMTSVSPEEVEFAKQAMFSRHPGMRKWPRQYEWFFMKMRIEYIWLQKWYGGVSDISKEEYFKAVPRKA